A window of Rhipicephalus microplus isolate Deutch F79 chromosome 8, USDA_Rmic, whole genome shotgun sequence genomic DNA:
gatggccctgttaagtgaactcaaactccctgtctaaacagccactcgcttttcgtacacacagcgctatttcacattcaccatgaacactcaaattatacaatggaacgtcaggggccttctcagaaaccttgacggcatccaagaactcttacatgaacactcgccaaaagtgctgtgtgtacaagaaacacaccttaatttaaaacacacaaattttcttcgtaaatacgttattttccgaaaagaccgtgttgatgctatgacatcatccggaggtgttgccatcatagtgaatcaaggaatagcgtGCACACACTTaaaactccaaacatcccttgaggcagtggctgttcgagcggttctttttgataaactgatcacaatctgcactatttacattcctcctagctatcagctgcaaaaacgcgatttacactctctaattgaggAACTTccagagccttatgttctccttggagactttaatgcgcatagcaggctatggggtaactctcggtatgacgcgcgaggtcgactgatcgaacagttccttatctcgtcgagcgcgtctcctaaatcgaaaagaaccaacctattataacctcgctaataacacctactcctccatagacctgagcatagtatctccatctcttgtgcctctactccagtggaaagtcgtcagtaatctgtacggaagtgaccacttccctgtagttttgagcacaacgacagtaactgagtgtccaccacgtgttcccaagtggctcataaacagagccgactgggaacagttttatactgtcgcttgtctaggttggaatgacatctgtactttgaacattgatgttgctgtaaacaacttcacagcgtttttgattgatgctgcaacaaaatgcatcccacaaacaaatggacaccctggaaaacgatgtgtgccatggtggagcTCTGAATGCCGAagcgcgcgcaaacagcaaaacagagcttggaggctgcttcggaactcaccgacagccgaaaatcttgaaaccttcaagaaaataaagtctcaaggcaggagaacgcgtcggcaggccagaagagaaagctggcagaagtttttatcaggggttaattcatacacacaggaggctaaagtctggaacatggtcggtaggatagcaggaaaacaagtacacacacttccaccagaaacactcagggtgataccttggaagatcaggcaaactttctcggtgcacacttcgaacaggtatccagctcgtcccactatactgacactttccaaaaatacagaacaagaatagaaaagcagaaaatcgaacacaaatccactagatacgaggcatataaccaagctttcagtctagctgagctccgaacatctctaaactcctgcagtacttctgccccaggttctgaccgtgcgatgtatgaaatgttaaaaaacctaccaaacgaaaccccgaaaaaccttactttgtttgtacaatgctatttggtcttctggcactattcctacttcctggaaagaggctattcttattcccattttgaaagagggcaaggacccttctttaccctcgagttataggcctatagcacttacaagctgcttgtgcaaagtcttggaaaaaatgataaactgccgacttgtacattttcttgaaacaaataatttgctcgacccatttcagtgtgggtttcgagaaagtagatccaccacagaccaccttgttcgtatcgaggcacagatcagagacgccttcgtccataaacaatattttctctctgtgttcctcgatatcgaaaaggcttatgatacaacatggcgtttcggaatcctaagagacctgtcccaccttggtgtgcgcggaagaatgtttcatataatcgaaagttacctgtcaaaccggacattccgtgtacgtgtgggcagtgtgctctcccaaacatttgtccaggaaacaggcgtgccacaaggtggtgtgcttagttgcacactttttattaataaaatgaattctttgcacttgtccattccggcaatatgttctattgtacaaatgtcgacgacgttcagcttggcttcaagtcatgcaacttggccatgtgtaagcggcaggttcagctgggtttaaataaggtctccaaatgggcagatgaaaacggatttcgacttaacccacaaaaaagcacgtgtgtcttgttctctcgaaagagaggcatgcactcggaacctgacattcgactgaacgggcaacgtctgtccgtcaaagccgagcataaattcttaggcttaatcttggacaacaagttgaccttcgtaccccacataaagtatttaaaaacaaaatgtttaaaagccatgaatgttataaaagtgttgtcacgtactacgtggggtagtgacaggaaacgcctcatgaacctgtatagaagccttattcgcacccgcttagattatggggccattgtttatcagtctgcgactcaaagtgctttgaagatgctggatcccgtgcaccattcgggcatctgcctttctacggcaccagccccgtagaaagcctttacgttgagtcaaatgagtggtcgcttcatctgcaaagaacctacatgtcctttgtatatttccttaaggtgaaagcagacaagaggcacccctcatactctactattaatgacttgtcgagctccattctttttcaaaacaggccttcaatgaggcagcccttctcagttcgcctgaagggtctagctgaggacactggagtgtcacgcgaacacagtttaatggctcctgtagcatacccgccaccttggcagtggcagactatagattgcgatgtgtctttcctagaagttactaaacatgcgcctattgcccatattcgaacatacttcttggaacttcaacacaaatacacacgtcctgagttttttagagatgcctctaagtctaactcctctgtgttctacgctgctgttggcccttccttttcggatgctggccctctacatccaggcacaagtatcttctcagcggaagcttacgcgatacttgtggcagctaaacacatcaaacaatcacaaatacaaaaagcagtaatttatacagactccctcagtgtggtaacggctctgcacagtcttaaaaaacaaaaaaaaccctgtcctcgtttcactttactccattttatgcacactctacacactcaaccgacatgttgttgtgtgctgggtgccagggcaccgtgagattcaaggcaacatgatggcggatcagcttgctgcatccgcccacgaaagcaccgccattacacccacatcaatcccggcccttgatcttaagccgtctctcaaacgaaaactcagggactactgtcagagcaagtgggatacacacacagaaaacaaactacacgttatcaagccacaccttggccattggccaccagtatcaaaatcacgtcacacagaggtaacattaacgaggctcaggataggacacacatacacgacacactcatatcttttctccggtggcaattcaccattgtgtgacagatgtggtgaagcactaacagttcttcacattttaattcagtgcaaacaattggactctctaagaaaacaacactttccttcaccctaccgacaacatatacctttacaccctgcaatgttcgtcggttgGGAACGGCTTTTTAGTcgcaaatcattattagcgtttttaaaagaaattcatagctttaaTGTCATATagccgggcataccgtagcacgacctctccagagaggttttcgctgcggtggctacacaataaagcacttgcctcacggcccttggacgcaagggtatgaacgagtgaggcacttgtgctaatgccatacatgtccaccatcgtttttattatcattaacttttgccatctattcgcaccacacacacctttcgcggcatggtcatgattttattaattgtatgtttttacccgctttactgcgaggaattttatggcccttatacagccgctaatcacaatcattgtccacattcctgtctcatgaactggcgctctttggccatcaaatggcccttgcgccaaaaaaaaaacaccatatatcatcatatatatataacttATGAAGGGCCGGTACGAGCAACGCAGCTACCTCTCGTCAGTGGACGGCACCTTGTAAAATGCAACAGCCGGATGACCTCTGTATAAGCATATCATCTGTCCCTCACCGAAAAGAAAATTGGTTATTTGGCTGTGGTTCAACAGCTTGATTGATTGCGCTGATGTGTACTGTTGCCTTTCTTATATATTGTGTATATATTTCTAGCGTTCTCACcaataaaattttgttgaagtCGGCGCTTGTGTTGTCTTCTCATCTATCCATGTTCAGTCAGCACTGTGCAAACATGTTCATGCTaaatcaccaactggcccaagctaCCGTTCTTTCTTTTGTGCCATACTTGGAATCTGAGACACCTCCATAAATATATCGGTTTCACACGGTGCACTTGCTATTTCTTTAAGCCCGATCAGGAGTGGATTGCTCTGTCTTGGTTGGGTTATTTGTATGAGCTGCAAAAAGAGTGCGAAAAAACTTGCTGGATTGGACATGTCAGTGGTATTGATGGCCTTGTAACATCCATATAAGCTATCCTCAAGCAGGATTTTTTAAAAAATGCTGGAGTAGAagctttcaaaaatgcaataatGGGACAGGTGATGCCATAGTTTGTCACCTGGTTTGTCTTGAAGTCATGCTGTGTTCGAGTGGTGCCCCCCTTTGATATTAAGCAGTTTCACTCTGTTAATGTAAATGCTATGCTAACTATCATATAAGAAATCATTCCAGACTAAAGTAACACATCAAAATTACCATTGATCTCTATTGAAGGTTTGCCTAAACTTTGGGGATTCCTATGGAAACCTGTTGGACAAAGGCGCACGTTGAGCATTATCTGCCCTCAAAAATTGCTCATATTGAACAGGTAGTGTGTGCGAGGAAAAAACATTGCCTTTTCTTCACTACACACACCTACCAACATATTGTCTGTCCACAGGTAAAATGGCAGATTCTTAGCTTCACTTTCAAGGCACAACTTCTACTCCAGTCCTTTTTTTAAACGTCCTGGACTAGCCAAAATTTCAGTTGTACATTTGGAGTGCTAAAAGACCACAGTGGTGTGCGGCGGTGGCTTGCAGAGGACGCTGCCATGGGCACCGTTTCTGCTGCACTGGGCATTGCAGCTGGGAACGCAGGCATTGGCCGTATGTGACTACCTGGGAGAGCACCTGGCCAACTGGTTCGGCATTACGGCACCGAAGTACCGGTACGAGATCGAACACGGACAagcggacgacgacgacgaactAAAGCAGGAGCCTGGCTGGCAGCGGCCTGCAGAGCTGGTGCAGGTCACGGCACAGCAGCCGGCCCAACAACAGGGTCCGCGCTACTGAGTGTAAACACTCTTGTTCACACTGAGCACGCCGCGACTATGGCACTCCAAGCCACCCGCACGCGAAAGCGCACCAACGCACACTTGATGGCGCACACCGCGGTTTGCACATTTCTTTTGGTGGCTTGTCAAGATGACGTGGTTGTTGCGCGTCCCGTTCTCAAAATGCCAAAGGATCAAACTGGGGTACGAGTTTAGGAGAAGATGGAAAGAAAACATCTTTTGAATACTTGTTGTCACTGGAACCAACATTTTGACAAGTCCGCTTGCCAAAACGTTGGCTTTAAAGACAACCCATATTCTAAGGGTATTTTTCATGCCATAAGGGATCGAAACGCATATATTATACGTCAACTGGAAGGCACAGAAAGTGTGTaggttgtatttatttatttatatataaggCAAGCATGCACGCTTTGGTGGACCAAAAATGTTCGTCCCGTATGAATGTTTGTCTGGCATAATACGTATGTAAAGAGCAAGAAACCAGTTTACTTGTGGCTTGCTTGCTCATAGAATTCGTAGACTGTGCTTTTTGCAGTCAACTGAATTTGAGATTGTA
This region includes:
- the LOC119165150 gene encoding protein FAM177A1 produces the protein MADRAESAKLQQGCAPRKVLHFSDGVLQENSSEEDEPPVTATTVVDPRTLPWAPFLLHWALQLGTQALAVCDYLGEHLANWFGITAPKYRYEIEHGQADDDDELKQEPGWQRPAELVQVTAQQPAQQQGPRY